The stretch of DNA TTTAGGCGCAAGCAGAGAGCCGCCTCCCTCTCATGCGATCAAGAACAAAAACCCAAACCCTTTTAATCCCTACTGTACTCAAGGTATAATCTCTCTTCACAGATCTCATATCTGTCTTCTGATTTTTGGTCGCCTttttaatctcatcttcacTTTCTTTGTGGAAATGAAATATGGGTCCGGATTAATCCTCTTGTTTTCCTGGAAAATATCACCGCATTTCTTGATCTAATTTTTAGTATGTTTCAGTTGAAGCGTGACAATGCCGGAATCAAGAGACAGAATGTCGAGGCCCGTAGACCTCGCGTCGCTATTTGCTCGCAGGAGATCTGCCAGTGTTGGAGTTGCTCTCGAAGAGCAGGAAACGGGTTCAAACTTGTTCGGATCCCCAATCGAAAGAGTAACAATTGCTACAACGCCAGCAACGCGTGGGCGAACAGCTTTAGGTGCGACAAGAGGTGGTGGGCTCAGAAGAGGTGGATTTGGAACTCCAAGAAGTGTCCGCGGCCGGATTATGTACGGGACTCCGGCATCGGGTAGGGAAAACTCTCAGAGTACTCGCCGAGGTTCGGCTCGTGGTAGACGCGGGAGCAGTGTTTTACCGTCGTACTACCCGAGAACCCCTCTTCGTGATATTACTTCGGTTGTGAGGGTAATGATGCTACCTTGTTCAGCCTTTTGATTCTCCCGGTTTCTTCTGGTTTGTTTTTAGTTGATTCAATCTTGATTGAATTATTTAGTTAAATTAGAGCCTTTCATTAATTTTCACAGAATCACTGGTTAATGGCTTTCCTTTCAAGTTATGAATCTTCTTGCTTTTGCTAGATTAAGTAGGGATATTAGTTGGGTTCGTTATGATGAATCTTTTTTAGGGCATGAAGAGCATTTAATGTGCTTGATTGAATAGGAGTTCAGTTTAATTGCATTCACCTATTTAACTTAACAATATTCTTAGCACGGTTCCCAACTTTCTTTTCCTAGTAGGCCTTTCCAGTGACTCCGTAGCTGACTGGATAAAGGAAGAACTAGGAGTTGGATCAAGTTCAGTTGGATTTGGTTCTTGAATTAGCAGTTATGTTAGTTTCCCTATTCGGTACAGAAAGAGTTTTCAATTATGGGTAATCGGGTGTTTGTATGTTTCTTATTCTGGTATGTTTCTCTTGGTTCCATTTGATATTGATATACTTTCGACAAATCTAGTTTAAATGCGTTTTCTCTTGATTGGTAGTGTTCTTACATCCTTTGTTTATCGAACTCAATACCCCGCCACGGTTCTTAAATCCTTTGCCAGTGCTTTAACAAAATTGGCAAagctatttattatttatatcatcCATTATCTATGAGTTGAAGCTCCAgttatttgataatttgatttgggTGTTGAATATATCTTTTGGTTGCTTCACTCGAGCACAAAAATCCATTGGCGTCTATGAAGGCTTTGCTACTGCCTGTTGTTCAAGTACCAAGGGAAATGCACTAATTTTTGAAGGTTTTTAAGCCATCAGATTGGTGT from Juglans regia cultivar Chandler chromosome 4, Walnut 2.0, whole genome shotgun sequence encodes:
- the LOC108981745 gene encoding protein POLYCHOME-like, which encodes MPESRDRMSRPVDLASLFARRRSASVGVALEEQETGSNLFGSPIERVTIATTPATRGRTALGATRGGGLRRGGFGTPRSVRGRIMYGTPASGRENSQSTRRGSARGRRGSSVLPSYYPRTPLRDITSVVRAIERRRARLRDVEGQQIENPATEGQSVVDPSLPVTGAQLEHDLSLTSPNPDIGVKPRTPAVGKVPKILLGIANENAGESEFVTPQKKLLNSIDKVEKVVMEELQKLKRTPSAKKAEREKRVRTLMTMR